Proteins from one Deinococcus actinosclerus genomic window:
- a CDS encoding DUF3168 domain-containing protein produces MNTTDLIANAQDALTLIEGADVHVRGQDMPADPDRLIVLDLITSRRLGDYDSAGRMVTLQVNTFGLTIEAALALADEARDALTAADWHEAGSARPTPTADGDTLSGITQDYTRS; encoded by the coding sequence ATGAACACCACCGACCTCATCGCCAACGCGCAGGACGCCCTGACCCTCATCGAAGGGGCGGACGTCCACGTGCGCGGGCAGGACATGCCAGCCGATCCGGACCGCCTGATCGTGCTGGACCTCATCACCAGTCGCCGCCTGGGCGACTACGACAGCGCGGGCCGGATGGTCACCCTGCAGGTCAACACCTTCGGGCTGACCATCGAAGCGGCCCTCGCTCTGGCAGACGAGGCGCGCGACGCGCTCACCGCTGCCGACTGGCACGAAGCGGGGTCTGCGCGCCCCACCCCGACCGCTGACGGGGACACGCTCAGCGGCATCACGCAGGACTACACGAGGAGCTGA
- a CDS encoding HK97 gp10 family phage protein — MRFKHLRKKVQAVGDKRAALLALEIRNLAVRYAPVDTGRLRQSIGLKQIGPGHWRVGTNVAYALYVEFGTRFTAPAAFFRKALRDALGGT, encoded by the coding sequence GTGAGGTTCAAGCACCTCCGGAAGAAAGTGCAGGCCGTCGGGGACAAGCGCGCCGCGCTGCTGGCGCTGGAAATCCGGAACCTCGCCGTGCGGTACGCGCCTGTCGACACCGGCCGCCTGCGCCAGAGCATCGGCCTGAAACAGATCGGGCCCGGCCACTGGCGCGTCGGCACGAACGTCGCCTACGCCCTGTACGTCGAATTCGGCACGCGCTTCACCGCCCCGGCCGCCTTCTTCCGGAAGGCGCTGCGCGACGCCCTGGGAGGCACATGA
- a CDS encoding phage major capsid protein produces MTHSKDALLASLALSMSEAFSGPARSGKMFGGPATLWDGDEPSIAQELKKIEDGIWKKTEKRLEEIKAGSRVKDYDTELAGLEKEHAEIKASLLDVQTKLGRLGASGGEGGEIKSAGQLLVESKGFEGAKRGQRFIATAEVKALSTGAASAGVMARQPQRLAQYEVPDEPHIRDLFAQGTTQASSLVFPVRKTLTNAAAMVAELAAKPESDMTFEDRTFPVRKIAHYVKVSDELLDDAPGIQSYIDAQLIEGLRDVEDVQLLKGNGTGQNLTGVYTSAPAYTRAVAGDTLIDTFRRAMTQLRLAKYTPSGLVLNPEDWEKVQLVKGTDGHYIWVNVGTTTEPRLWGLPVRDTMALAAGEWLMGNFRRGAQIFDRMDARVEMTNTDQDDFIKNRVTILAEERLALVIYDVNAFVKNAAS; encoded by the coding sequence ATGACCCACAGCAAAGACGCACTGCTCGCCAGCCTCGCCCTCTCCATGAGCGAGGCTTTTTCCGGCCCCGCCCGCAGCGGCAAGATGTTCGGCGGACCCGCCACCCTCTGGGACGGCGACGAGCCCAGCATCGCCCAGGAACTGAAGAAGATCGAGGACGGCATCTGGAAGAAGACCGAGAAGCGCCTGGAGGAAATCAAGGCCGGGAGCAGGGTCAAGGACTACGACACCGAACTGGCCGGTCTGGAGAAGGAACACGCCGAGATCAAGGCGAGCCTGCTCGACGTGCAGACGAAGCTGGGCCGCCTGGGCGCCAGCGGCGGCGAAGGCGGCGAGATCAAGAGTGCCGGCCAGCTGCTCGTCGAGAGCAAAGGCTTCGAGGGCGCCAAGCGCGGCCAGCGCTTCATCGCCACGGCGGAAGTGAAGGCCCTGAGCACTGGTGCGGCCAGCGCGGGCGTCATGGCCCGTCAGCCCCAGCGCCTCGCCCAGTACGAAGTGCCGGACGAGCCCCACATCCGCGACCTGTTCGCGCAGGGCACCACGCAGGCCAGCAGCCTCGTGTTCCCCGTCCGCAAGACGCTGACCAACGCGGCGGCGATGGTGGCCGAGCTGGCCGCGAAGCCCGAGAGTGACATGACCTTCGAGGACAGGACCTTCCCCGTGCGGAAGATCGCGCACTACGTGAAGGTGTCGGACGAGCTGCTGGACGACGCGCCCGGCATTCAGTCCTACATCGACGCGCAGCTGATCGAAGGCCTGCGCGACGTGGAAGACGTGCAGCTGCTGAAGGGCAACGGCACCGGCCAGAACCTGACTGGCGTGTACACCAGCGCCCCCGCGTACACCCGCGCCGTGGCCGGGGACACGCTGATCGACACCTTCCGCCGCGCCATGACCCAGCTGCGCCTCGCCAAGTACACGCCCAGCGGACTCGTGCTGAACCCCGAGGACTGGGAGAAGGTGCAACTCGTGAAGGGCACCGACGGGCACTACATCTGGGTGAACGTCGGCACGACCACCGAGCCGCGCCTGTGGGGCCTGCCCGTGCGGGACACCATGGCGCTCGCCGCTGGCGAGTGGCTGATGGGCAACTTCCGCCGCGGCGCGCAGATCTTCGACCGCATGGACGCCCGCGTCGAGATGACCAACACGGACCAGGACGACTTCATCAAGAACCGCGTGACGATCCTCGCCGAGGAGCGCCTGGCGCTCGTGATCTACGACGTCAACGCGTTCGTGAAGAACGCCGCGAGCTGA
- a CDS encoding HK97 family phage prohead protease codes for MTKTNQKPSGVPETKNFTVEVKAEGEGIVTAYAAAFGNTDSYGDVIQKGAFIKTVSERKDKVKVLYNHDTWQHLPVGKPVSMTEDGYGLLTSTKMSQTQMGQDIYTLAQEGALDSMSIGYSAIKAEYPEDYRTTGIYRVITELKLYEYSFVPFPANEGAIITGIKSGDDLAREIKRWKAITEVNLSTKAGRVLSAVNAKKILTALSELQDLVSAAGLDEAANDDGTSTTTTTDSKSSPEPRQHSSLLSALQQEAKKYEREGKNASLLTDLRRFGASLGGTP; via the coding sequence ATGACCAAGACGAATCAGAAGCCCAGCGGCGTCCCTGAGACCAAGAACTTCACCGTTGAAGTGAAGGCCGAAGGGGAAGGGATCGTCACCGCGTACGCCGCCGCGTTCGGCAACACCGACAGTTACGGGGACGTCATCCAGAAGGGTGCGTTCATCAAGACCGTCAGCGAGCGCAAGGACAAGGTCAAGGTGCTCTACAACCACGACACGTGGCAGCACCTGCCCGTCGGCAAGCCCGTCAGCATGACCGAAGACGGGTACGGCCTGCTGACCAGCACGAAGATGAGCCAGACCCAGATGGGGCAGGACATCTACACGCTCGCGCAGGAAGGCGCGCTGGACAGCATGAGCATCGGCTACAGCGCCATCAAGGCCGAGTACCCCGAGGACTACCGCACGACCGGCATCTACCGTGTCATCACCGAACTGAAACTCTACGAGTACAGCTTCGTGCCCTTCCCAGCGAACGAGGGCGCCATCATCACTGGCATCAAGAGTGGCGACGACCTGGCGCGCGAGATCAAGCGCTGGAAGGCCATCACTGAAGTGAACCTCTCCACGAAGGCCGGGCGCGTCCTCTCCGCGGTGAACGCGAAGAAGATCCTCACGGCCCTCTCCGAACTCCAAGACCTTGTTTCCGCAGCCGGGCTGGATGAAGCCGCCAACGATGACGGCACTTCGACCACGACCACTACGGATTCCAAGAGCAGCCCGGAGCCGCGCCAGCACTCCAGCCTGCTGTCCGCCCTGCAACAGGAAGCCAAGAAGTACGAGCGCGAGGGCAAGAACGCCTCGCTGCTCACTGACCTGCGCCGTTTCGGCGCGTCCCTGGGAGGGACCCCATGA